In Micromonospora sp. NBC_01813, the following are encoded in one genomic region:
- a CDS encoding replication-relaxation family protein, with protein MPPTRTSATGSPRLTASVVAGELGRLTTRDRLLLDLLDQHRTFTTDQLVDLAFGSVGRARNRLNTLHDRDVLDRFRHYQRPGSQAWRWTLGPVGAALLAAGRGETLPRPAAVRDATARLAMSPTLAHLITVNGFFVALTAHARMHPGARLVRWWNEARCREACGNLVRPDGHGVWSDNGAAVPFWVEVDLGSEVLGRVAGKLAGYAALPPRRAYPVLFWLPTAAREANLHAHLRRSGVPDGVTVATATAAADHAATSGGPAGPVWRIVGHPDPVRLADLPAPGGDGGASWDG; from the coding sequence ATCCCTCCTACCCGCACATCTGCCACCGGCAGTCCCCGCCTTACGGCGTCCGTCGTAGCCGGCGAACTCGGCCGGCTCACCACCCGAGACCGGCTCCTGCTCGACCTGCTCGACCAACACCGCACCTTCACCACCGATCAGCTCGTCGACCTCGCCTTCGGATCCGTTGGCCGTGCCCGTAACCGGCTCAACACCCTTCACGATCGAGACGTCCTCGACCGGTTCCGCCACTACCAACGGCCCGGCTCGCAAGCATGGAGGTGGACCCTCGGCCCGGTCGGCGCGGCGTTGCTGGCAGCCGGGCGGGGTGAGACGTTGCCGCGTCCGGCCGCTGTGCGCGACGCCACCGCCCGACTCGCGATGTCTCCGACGCTGGCACACCTGATCACGGTGAACGGGTTCTTCGTCGCGCTCACGGCGCATGCCCGCATGCACCCGGGGGCGCGGTTGGTGCGGTGGTGGAACGAGGCACGCTGCCGGGAGGCGTGCGGGAACCTGGTCCGCCCGGACGGGCACGGTGTGTGGTCCGACAACGGCGCGGCGGTGCCGTTCTGGGTCGAGGTCGATCTCGGTAGCGAGGTGTTGGGTCGGGTGGCGGGCAAACTCGCCGGATACGCGGCACTACCGCCCCGGCGTGCGTACCCGGTGCTGTTCTGGCTGCCCACCGCCGCGCGTGAGGCCAACCTGCACGCCCATCTGCGGCGGTCCGGGGTGCCGGACGGGGTGACCGTGGCCACCGCCACCGCCGCCGCTGACCACGCCGCGACGTCCGGCGGTCCGGCGGGACCGGTCTGGCGCATTGTGGGGCACCCCGACCCGGTGCGGCTGGCTGACCTGCCCGCACCGGGCGGGGACGGTGGTGCGTCGTGGGACGGGTAG
- a CDS encoding M23 family metallopeptidase, whose protein sequence is MGRVALWVAVGAAVALLLLTSATAGVVSSVFGGGGGGGSCAGAVTTPGAVPAGLSAEQAHNASVIVAVGERMRVPVRGWVVAVATALQESSLINHGHLGPDNDHDSLGLFQQRPSQGWGTPEQIMNPEYTAAMFYERLLAVPGWERLPLTDAAQAVQRSAYPDAYARHEAQATEIVAAYTGGTLPVCDGPPISASGWARPVPGTAGSGFRTADRPGHDGVDIAAPKGTTIRAASGGIVVRVLCNIDGNSWEPTGDPMPCDSDGHPGLGGCGWYAEIRHAGDIVSRYCHMVRRPTVTVGQTVIAGQPIGHVGSSGNSSGPHLHFEIHEGYPATSNNAVDPVPFLRGKGVTL, encoded by the coding sequence GTGGGACGGGTAGCCCTGTGGGTCGCGGTCGGGGCCGCTGTCGCGTTGCTGCTGCTCACCTCGGCAACCGCCGGTGTCGTCTCGTCCGTGTTCGGTGGTGGCGGTGGCGGGGGTAGCTGCGCCGGGGCGGTCACCACACCGGGGGCGGTCCCGGCGGGGTTGTCGGCGGAACAGGCCCACAACGCCTCGGTGATCGTCGCCGTGGGTGAGCGGATGCGGGTACCGGTGCGCGGATGGGTTGTCGCCGTTGCCACCGCGCTCCAGGAATCCTCGTTGATCAACCACGGGCACCTCGGCCCGGACAACGATCACGACTCGTTGGGGCTGTTCCAACAGCGACCGTCGCAAGGATGGGGCACCCCGGAACAGATCATGAACCCCGAGTACACCGCCGCCATGTTCTACGAGCGTCTCCTCGCCGTGCCGGGGTGGGAACGGTTACCGCTCACCGACGCGGCACAGGCGGTGCAACGGTCGGCGTACCCGGACGCCTACGCACGCCATGAGGCACAGGCAACCGAGATCGTCGCCGCGTACACCGGCGGCACGCTGCCCGTGTGCGACGGCCCACCAATCAGCGCCTCCGGATGGGCCCGCCCGGTCCCCGGTACGGCCGGTTCTGGTTTCCGCACCGCCGACCGGCCAGGCCACGACGGGGTCGACATCGCGGCCCCGAAAGGCACCACCATCCGTGCCGCGTCCGGCGGCATCGTGGTGCGCGTCCTGTGCAACATTGACGGCAACTCGTGGGAACCTACCGGCGACCCGATGCCGTGCGACAGCGACGGCCACCCGGGACTCGGCGGGTGCGGCTGGTACGCCGAGATCCGCCACGCGGGCGACATCGTGTCGCGCTACTGCCACATGGTCCGGCGACCGACAGTAACGGTCGGGCAGACGGTGATCGCCGGTCAGCCAATCGGGCACGTCGGAAGCTCCGGAAACTCGTCCGGACCACATTTGCACTTCGAGATCCACGAAGGCTACCCCGCCACGAGTAACAATGCCGTTGACCCCGTTCCGTTCCTGCGGGGAAAAGGCGTAACCCTGTAA
- a CDS encoding VirB4 family type IV secretion system protein: MNLFSALRPTRRPAVPDPATVLPGSPDAVEVDGRHVRVGDGYSATLAVVGYPAEVGPGWAEPILAYPGLVDAAFHIEPVAPAVAAQRLRKQRGRFESSRRQDAAKGRLDDPELDAAAADAAELAARVARGEARLFRLSLYLTVHGTNPDELADRVAEVRSLAASLLLETAPVTWRQLQGWISGLPLAFDALGMKRVFDTEALAAAFPFTSPDLPDTAADSGMGVLFGLNLHSAGVVVWDRWAQSNYNAVILARSGEGKSYLAKLDLLRNLCLGVEAFVIDPEDEYLRLADAVGGTVIRLGAPGVKINPLDLPPGDDALNDRARFMHTLVTVMGSGDTAASAPLPGDEARSLDVAVLAAYRAKGITTDPRTWRRPAPLLADVTAALEDTDDAGRRVAARLHPYIAGSMKGLFDGPTTTLAQGHLVVFAIKDLPEQLHPVGTLLTLDTIWRTVRGATASGAGPDMLRMVLVDEAWKLLSGGRGGVFLETLAKSARKYGVGLTVVTQDAADVLATKTGRAVVSNAATQVLLRQAPQAIDAAAEAFGLTDGERAFLLSCQRGDALLTAGSARVAFHSHASATEHELIVTGPVTGAPARRR; encoded by the coding sequence GTGAACCTGTTCTCCGCACTACGGCCGACCCGGCGGCCCGCTGTGCCCGACCCGGCGACGGTCCTGCCCGGCTCACCGGACGCCGTCGAGGTCGACGGCCGGCACGTGCGGGTCGGGGACGGCTACAGCGCCACCCTGGCTGTCGTGGGCTATCCGGCCGAGGTCGGCCCGGGGTGGGCGGAGCCGATCCTGGCCTACCCGGGTCTGGTCGACGCCGCCTTCCACATTGAGCCCGTCGCGCCGGCGGTGGCCGCACAGCGGCTGCGTAAGCAGCGCGGCCGGTTCGAGTCCTCCCGGCGGCAGGACGCGGCCAAGGGCCGCCTTGACGATCCAGAGCTCGACGCCGCTGCGGCCGACGCCGCCGAGCTGGCCGCCCGTGTCGCCCGAGGCGAAGCGAGGTTGTTCCGCCTCAGCCTGTACCTGACCGTCCACGGCACCAACCCGGACGAACTGGCTGACCGGGTGGCCGAGGTGCGGTCTTTGGCCGCGTCGCTGCTGCTGGAGACCGCGCCGGTGACCTGGCGGCAGTTGCAGGGCTGGATCAGCGGCCTTCCCTTGGCGTTCGACGCGCTCGGGATGAAACGGGTCTTCGACACCGAGGCCCTCGCCGCCGCGTTTCCGTTCACGTCACCGGACCTGCCCGACACCGCCGCCGACAGCGGCATGGGTGTGTTGTTCGGGTTGAACCTGCACTCGGCCGGCGTGGTCGTCTGGGACCGGTGGGCGCAGTCCAACTACAACGCCGTCATCCTCGCCCGCTCCGGGGAAGGCAAGTCCTATCTGGCCAAGCTCGACCTGTTGCGCAACCTGTGCCTCGGCGTGGAGGCGTTCGTCATCGACCCCGAAGACGAATACCTGCGGCTGGCCGACGCGGTCGGCGGAACGGTCATCCGCCTCGGCGCGCCAGGGGTGAAGATCAACCCCCTCGACCTGCCGCCCGGCGACGACGCCCTCAACGACCGGGCACGGTTCATGCACACACTCGTGACGGTCATGGGCAGCGGTGACACCGCCGCCAGCGCACCCTTGCCCGGCGACGAGGCCCGCTCGCTCGACGTGGCGGTGCTCGCCGCGTACCGGGCCAAGGGCATCACCACCGACCCGCGCACCTGGCGACGCCCGGCACCGCTGCTCGCTGACGTGACGGCAGCCCTGGAGGACACCGACGACGCCGGCCGCCGAGTCGCCGCCCGCCTGCACCCCTACATCGCCGGCAGCATGAAGGGCCTGTTCGACGGCCCGACCACCACGCTCGCGCAGGGGCACTTGGTGGTGTTCGCCATCAAGGACCTCCCCGAACAGCTCCATCCGGTCGGCACCCTGCTGACTCTGGACACGATCTGGCGCACCGTACGCGGCGCGACCGCCTCCGGAGCCGGCCCGGACATGTTGCGGATGGTGCTGGTCGATGAGGCATGGAAGCTGCTGTCCGGCGGACGAGGCGGCGTGTTCCTGGAAACCCTGGCGAAGTCCGCCCGCAAGTACGGCGTCGGCCTGACTGTCGTGACTCAGGACGCCGCTGACGTGCTCGCCACCAAGACCGGCCGCGCCGTCGTCTCCAACGCCGCCACTCAGGTGCTGCTGCGGCAGGCGCCGCAGGCGATCGACGCCGCAGCCGAGGCATTCGGGCTCACCGACGGCGAACGGGCGTTCCTGCTGTCCTGCCAACGCGGAGACGCCCTCCTCACAGCCGGGTCGGCGCGGGTGGCCTTCCACAGCCACGCCTCCGCCACCGAGCACGAGTTGATCGTCACCGGCCCGGTCACCGGTGCACCGGCCCGCCGCCGTTGA
- a CDS encoding type IV secretory system conjugative DNA transfer family protein: MSKTNPKAVTPTSSPEGPRLNLVPVKERQGLGGKVIGVANAGPPMRVGISLTDCRYHLHALGPTGTGKTTLLMRMILDDVGAGRGVAAFDPAKGDLIRDLLARLPKDCGDRLVLIDPDEHIAPPAINLLDPAVHGGSPHDVAANLTAVMAKVWSRWWGHRTADICYHGLLTLAHVEGATLAQLPRLLSDSKWRTSRVNTATSKLNAWEGNTLGEFWEGFNELPATQRSGLVAPLLSRLRLVLAHPMANSLFGVPATTFSFADILDGGVLLARLPKGVLGEDGTRLVGSLLLAGLWQATTARARIPEDDRPDAMIVLDECHNFLHLPIGIDDALAEARGLHTSFVLAHQYLGQLSGDMVEAIDANARNKVYFALAPRDAIDQARHLRPYLDDGDLIRLGGYEVVLRPVAGGRIVPPVTADTEPPPPAVKGRAGELRRAARDHTGLPVEERRRLLAEAATASASPESSAPVDTAAAPDLVGRNTFAVQGEGSNESSNERSNEERNDHEQPSEHTPLSTSYAHVDGGEEDPWTGTD, from the coding sequence ATGAGCAAGACCAACCCCAAGGCCGTGACACCCACCTCCAGCCCGGAAGGCCCCAGGCTGAACCTGGTGCCTGTCAAGGAACGACAGGGCTTGGGAGGCAAGGTCATCGGTGTCGCCAACGCCGGACCACCGATGCGAGTCGGGATCTCCCTGACCGACTGCCGCTACCACCTCCACGCGCTCGGCCCCACCGGCACGGGCAAGACCACCCTGCTGATGCGGATGATCCTCGACGATGTGGGCGCCGGACGTGGGGTGGCCGCGTTCGATCCGGCCAAGGGCGACCTCATCCGAGACCTGCTCGCCCGGCTACCGAAGGACTGCGGTGACCGCCTGGTCCTCATCGACCCGGACGAACACATCGCGCCACCGGCGATCAATCTGCTCGACCCGGCCGTGCACGGTGGCAGCCCGCACGACGTCGCCGCGAACCTCACGGCGGTGATGGCGAAGGTGTGGTCACGCTGGTGGGGCCACCGCACCGCCGACATCTGCTACCACGGCCTGCTCACCCTCGCCCACGTCGAAGGCGCCACCCTCGCCCAACTACCGCGGCTGCTGTCCGACTCGAAGTGGCGGACCAGCCGGGTCAACACGGCAACCAGCAAGCTGAACGCGTGGGAAGGCAACACCCTCGGCGAATTCTGGGAAGGTTTCAACGAGCTGCCCGCCACCCAACGCTCCGGCCTCGTCGCCCCGCTGCTGTCCCGGCTGCGCCTCGTACTGGCGCACCCCATGGCGAACAGCCTGTTCGGGGTGCCGGCCACCACGTTCTCCTTCGCCGACATCCTCGACGGCGGCGTCCTGCTCGCCCGGCTGCCCAAGGGAGTCCTCGGTGAGGACGGCACCCGCCTCGTCGGCTCCCTCCTGCTGGCGGGGCTGTGGCAGGCCACTACCGCCCGAGCCCGCATCCCCGAGGACGACCGCCCCGACGCGATGATCGTGTTGGACGAGTGCCACAACTTCCTGCACCTGCCCATCGGGATCGATGACGCCCTCGCCGAGGCCCGCGGCTTGCACACCTCGTTCGTCCTCGCCCATCAGTACCTGGGCCAGCTGTCCGGGGACATGGTGGAGGCGATCGACGCCAACGCCCGCAACAAGGTGTACTTCGCCCTCGCACCCCGCGACGCCATCGACCAGGCCCGGCACCTACGCCCGTACCTCGACGACGGGGACCTGATCCGCCTCGGCGGCTACGAAGTCGTCCTGCGCCCGGTCGCGGGCGGACGGATCGTCCCACCGGTCACCGCCGACACCGAGCCTCCACCACCGGCCGTCAAGGGGCGTGCCGGCGAGCTGCGCCGCGCGGCCCGCGATCACACCGGCTTGCCGGTGGAGGAGCGACGACGGCTACTTGCCGAAGCCGCTACCGCCTCGGCCAGCCCTGAGTCTTCCGCCCCCGTCGATACCGCTGCTGCTCCTGACCTGGTGGGCCGTAACACCTTCGCTGTTCAGGGCGAGGGGTCTAACGAGAGTTCTAACGAGCGATCCAACGAGGAACGAAACGACCACGAACAGCCGAGTGAACACACCCCCTTGAGCACCTCGTACGCGCACGTGGACGGCGGTGAGGAGGACCCGTGGACCGGAACCGACTGA
- a CDS encoding DUF932 domain-containing protein — MAHELETLANGQTAFASARLSAWHQLGTVAEACMTAQEVMSKAWLGGWEVRKIAIQGIEVTERGVTKVDCPDKYMTVRTNPVTGETEYLGVVGEDYSVVQNEQVAETLNLLVDASGAHFETAGSMRKGRSVFVTMKLPSAMRIAGVDDMDLYLAATTSHDGTASLRLDATPVRIVCANTQALAYQRSRSSYTFRHTSNVTSKIAEARQALGLMWKAFDAFETEAEKMINESLTMGEFEKIVAQVWPLADDASDTARNNAKQRTNTLRYLIRDADTQKAIKGTRWAGYQAITEYVDHFAPAKTDLVRATRALTGAGADIKARAFELLAV; from the coding sequence GTGGCACACGAACTGGAAACCCTCGCGAACGGGCAGACCGCCTTCGCCTCCGCGCGGCTGTCCGCCTGGCACCAACTCGGCACCGTCGCCGAGGCGTGCATGACCGCCCAGGAGGTCATGAGCAAGGCGTGGCTCGGCGGCTGGGAGGTCCGCAAGATCGCCATTCAGGGCATCGAGGTCACCGAGCGCGGGGTGACGAAGGTCGACTGCCCCGACAAGTACATGACCGTACGCACCAACCCGGTCACCGGCGAGACCGAGTACCTCGGTGTTGTCGGCGAGGACTACAGCGTGGTCCAGAACGAGCAGGTCGCCGAGACACTCAACCTCCTGGTCGACGCCTCCGGCGCGCACTTCGAGACCGCCGGCTCCATGCGCAAGGGCCGGTCGGTGTTCGTGACCATGAAGCTGCCGAGCGCGATGCGGATCGCCGGAGTGGACGACATGGACCTCTACCTCGCCGCCACCACCAGCCACGACGGCACCGCCTCATTGCGCCTCGACGCGACCCCGGTACGGATCGTGTGCGCCAACACACAGGCTCTCGCCTACCAGCGGTCGCGCAGCTCCTACACGTTCCGGCACACCTCGAACGTCACCAGCAAGATCGCCGAGGCGCGCCAGGCACTCGGTCTGATGTGGAAGGCGTTCGACGCCTTCGAGACCGAAGCCGAAAAGATGATCAACGAGTCGCTGACCATGGGCGAGTTCGAGAAGATCGTCGCGCAGGTGTGGCCCCTCGCCGACGACGCCTCCGACACGGCACGCAACAACGCCAAGCAGCGCACGAACACGTTGCGGTACCTCATCCGCGACGCCGACACGCAGAAGGCCATCAAGGGCACCCGGTGGGCCGGCTACCAGGCCATCACCGAGTACGTGGACCACTTCGCCCCCGCCAAGACCGACCTCGTCCGGGCCACCCGGGCGCTGACCGGTGCCGGAGCGGACATCAAGGCCCGCGCGTTCGAACTGCTGGCGGTCTGA